The region CCCCTTCATTAAAAAGACTTTATGCCTGTAGCTGCACCTTAAACTACTAtatagaacctctaaaagaaATACTTAGTTTAAAGtaacttttaataattaatttagtatagttaaataatatataataaaatattctaatataaatactaaatgccgtaaatataaattataaactatatattacggaactatttacGAATTATTtagttcctttatatatataggcctaatACTAAGATGTAgattactttttttctttcaagaTCACGACTAACTCTCGAAGATTATAAATAATTCCCCAGAATTACGTATAATTTCCTCGGGCCTAAATGATTTACTTTTTATTAGTCggttctcttctctcttaATTAGTCACTAAGCTTCCGCTTTCCCGATTAGTTATTCGTTTCGGATATTCACATTATACTCGTAATAAAAAGTTAAGAAAATCCTCGCTTAGCGCAAAgaaaaactataaataaagtactctataaagtaaaaagactATAGTAATAACGAAAATATATAGAAGCCgcttaatatttaactaacgTGTAGGGTATACTAGTATAGTCCTAACGATTAGCAAAAATACCCCGACGCGGTGCGCGGCGTAGTGCACGCCGCTAACCCTGCCACCTTATTAGACGGTTACGTGAGCGACCCCTCACGAACGAAATCAGGAGAATTAAtagtttggggtgcggccacaggcctgagggtttgagtaaggaagtggggctctcggaggatttgggggttcaggggtcatgtatataagcggtctgcttcggacattctattttagacaggacatcgacttttatttctttatatttttgtgccttgcacgcgtgcaggcaattctggccctttaattaggccgattaggtgcttattatgtggcctgcgagcctatagagtcttttctttgtcctacgtgtagtgcggcctgcgagcgagctactgtcacaCAGGTGTGTTCATTCAgagaccctgttgagggtatatttgaggtgttgtggttggtttgtgtgttttctcaccatttcaccAATCGTTACCAGCCACTCTTGCCTAGAACTTTTGTCTACGCCTAATTAATTATATCGCCTAAACGAAATTCCAAACACAAGCGGCCTACTTTGTCGACCAGCTCTTTAAGAACAGAAACCCCCTTTCTTTCGTTCTTTACCATGGATAAGAAACAAACTTCCCCGAAGCTTTTACAGGCAGAATTTCTGCCAGCCAAAGAAAAGTAAGTTCCAGTAAATCCGCCGCCACGAAAACGATAGCTAGATAGCAACAACGACGCCGAGCCACAAGCGAAGCAAGCGCGGGCGACACGACTAACATCGGAGCCAGTACGATTAACGCGAAAGAACTTGGCCCTCTTTAATAAGATGGGTAAGAAGAAGACCTCCGACCCCTCGGATGATTCGGGATCGACGAAGACTATCTCGACTACGGCCTCTGGCTTTGCTATCCAGGCGTATAAGAACGGCGTCCTCGATCCCTCTAGCTCCAAGCCTCCTAAGGACTTGGAGGAGATCTACTAACGAAGCGCCCTACCCCGCGGGACGGCCTCGCCTACCGAGTTAGAATACGGCGATTATGTCGACCGGGTTAACAGGGCCGCTAATGAAGTAACTGTGGTTATCGAGACTATagaattattaaaaaaatatggCGATAAGAGATATAACCGAGCGTTTAACTAGGCATTTACGGCCTTCCCGAAGGACGTGGGCTTTAACTATAGCCTATCCGCTTCCCAGCCGGATTTCGTCGAAGGACTAGAAATGAAGGACTTCTTCCCGTTTCCGGTTAACGAACTTGTCCTAGGGGCTGTCCTCTATAAAGATAACCCTCGTGCGGTAACATTACCGCACATAGCAGGAGAATGGAAGGGCCCCGACGGGAGTATGGCAGAAGCAACGCTGCAGAGCTCCTATAGTGGAGCAGCACTCGTTTACGCTCGGAACCAGGCCCTCGCTTTCTAAGGAAAGTCTGACCCCCCTGGACACGTAAGTATTATAACCTTTACCACGAATGGTACCTAACTTAACTTTTACGCGCACTACGTAACTCCTGCCGGAAACGGCACGCTTAGATATTACTAGTTTCCTATTAGGTCGACGAGTTTAGTTAACTCTTACGAGGAATATAAGGAGGGCCGGAAGCACCTTAAGAACGAACAGGATCACGCAAGGAGACAGTTACAAGCGCTGAGAGACGAGTTAAAGGAGTATTACGAGAAGCAAcgcggcagcagcctccATCCTGTCGCTGAAGAAGTACTTACCTTGACTGTACTAGACATCGAACTACTGGATACTTACGAAGACGAAGGCGACTACGAAGTCGTCGAACACCAGCCTGTCCACCAGCCGACTCCGCCTACGTTATCCAAGCACCGGAGTGGCAAGACGCACGCTCACCACTCGCACCACTCGCATTCGACGCCGCACTCATCGAAGGCTCCCTCGTCTACACACAGTTCCACTCACAGCAGCGGTGGCAAGCGAAAAGCTTCGTTCTTATAGTCGTCCCACGGATCCTCTGCtatgacgaacccctatccagaacctctgaaagggatattgTTACGGCACTGGCCTGACACTGACGAACTGATGGATACTGGGTACGTGCAGGCCACGTGGGGCATGTGGGACTCTGGGAGCGAGAGCAAGTGGTCAAAGCTTTGCCTTGTCAAAAAGCCCTGCTTTGCAGGCACTGTTGGAATTTCCTCTCTTTTTGTTCTATAGCTTACAATAAATTAATTAGTATGGTATAACTATTGCTTTGTCCTAAAACTTACCTACTAAGCTGTGACagatactagttaaaggtacttctaaacAATTTTAGTTCGGTTGTGATAAACTTTTATCTAGAACTTCTGAAAtggatattagttaaaggcacttctaaataatcttggttcggtatagctaagtaatatataataaatagcttattttaattataatagtttaaatactAATAACAATAATTTAAATTACATCttgcggaactatttatctatacTAACTAATTTccctatatatatagactaGTGAATTATCTAAATTACTTCGCTAAACGTGATTCTAAATTACTTTTAGCGATCATGGTGCTAAGAATTATTCTAAATTACTCTCGTTACtttaggattatttagacACTACTCTTTTAGCGCTTTTAGGCGCGCTATTTCCTATTAATTCCCGTAGCAATTaattaagtatttactataccTTATATtgaaatagtaagaaaacatataaactaactacaacactataaatatacccttaataAGGTCTCTAAATAAACATACTTACGTGACAGTAGCTTGCTTGCAAGCTGCACTTTAcgtataataaagaaaaaactctataggctcgcaaactatataataagcagttaatcggcctaattagaaagctagaattgcctgcacgcgtgtaaggcacaaaatataaagaaataaaagtcgatgatctatttaaaatacaatatccgaagcagaccgcttatatatataacctctAAACCCTAAATCCTTTAAATGCctaacttttttacttttttaataaaaagacCTTaagtataacgaacctctacTTAGAACTCTGAAAGGAATATTAGTTAAAagtacttctaaataattttagttcggtgcagctaaatagtgtataataaagtattttaatataaatataaaataccgtaaatataatctattattatatattgcggaactatctatctatactagctagttcctctatatatatagactttatGCTAAGCCTAATACTATCCTAAATCGATAGACTTAACTATTAATCTTCTCGATACTATCcttttaaaaattaatttttttaaatcgATTCTCGATCTTAATAATTTTgttttaattagtccttgcTTTTATACTAGCGATTAGTCTATAGTGTGCCCCGCGCTCTACTAAATATTAAGCTATAATATTAAGCCTATAGCCGCACTTTAAAGTAATATCTTTAAGCTAGTAGCCGTACCTTAAactaataataattaaaaatactaacgattataatttatattatataaaaatatagcttttatttatagactttatagtatatttaagccctatatattatagggccTTAAAGGCAATACGATAGCTTAAATTAATAGTGTTTAAAAACTgcggttaccggagcggaagctcggcctccggaagcaatccgaggtcccggaaaGCCGAGCGTTAAGGCCAGTACTTTACAGTAGTTAAACGGTagctgtgacgaacccctatctagaacctctgaaaaggatattagttaaaagtacttttaaataatcctaattcggtatagctaaatagtatataataatagcttatttctattataatagtttaaatattaacgattgtaatttatattatatattgcggaactatctatttacgctagctaattcctccgtatatatagtccttatattaagccgtaattagTCCTTTAAGGCCACTAATTACCTTTATTTAGTCTGCTTAGTgctttaattatattaattactccTGCTTAGTTTGCTTAGTGCcttaattatactaattactTCTGTTTAGTTTACTTAGTGCCCTGATTATactaattacttttatttagtttacTTAATATCTTAATCGCATTAATTACTCGtcctttactataattagtTTCCCTATACATTTTCCTAATTGGCCCCTATTTTCGTAGCCCCATAACCGTCCTACACTAGGGTTATAATAGTAGCGTAACGTCGCCTATAACGTAGCCtttaaccttatatttaattagcgtatttagcgggcgttcgggcccGGAAACGGACGTTTAGGCCCGAGAACGGAGTTACCCTCAGGGAGTAAGTAAAAAGCCGATGGCCTATAAAACTTCTGCCTTACACCCTAtttactatagtattttttagACTATAaggtttaattaatatactagtttactatacttattagtGCCTTACAAGCTTATATTACAGTaattctcttctatatattacagggcgccgcccctATAATTCTCCTTTCTT is a window of Podospora pseudopauciseta strain CBS 411.78 chromosome 1, whole genome shotgun sequence DNA encoding:
- a CDS encoding hypothetical protein (EggNog:ENOG503PAJX), whose amino-acid sequence is MDKKQTSPKLLQAEFLPAKENNNDAEPQAKQARATRLTSEPVRLTRKNLALFNKMGKKKTSDPSDDSGSTKTISTTASGFAIQAYKNGVLDPSSSKPPKDLEEIY